One window from the genome of Diorhabda sublineata isolate icDioSubl1.1 chromosome 10, icDioSubl1.1, whole genome shotgun sequence encodes:
- the LOC130449833 gene encoding uncharacterized protein LOC130449833: protein MEKRKGGREKGKREKGKEKRRKREKGKREKGKREKWKREKGKEKRGKEKRGKEKRGKEKRRKEKRGKEKRRKEKRGKRKGKREKGKREKGEEKRRKEKRGREKRRKEKRGKEKRGKREKGKKRKGEKRKGEKRKGEKRKGGKERGKEKSEKRKGEKRKGEKRKGEKRIGEKRKGENRKGEKRKGLKRKGEKRKGEKSKEKREEKREKGKAKREKRKEEKGKEKREKRKEKRERKNLLSS, encoded by the exons atggaaaagagAAAAGGGGGAAGAGAAAAGGGGAAAAGAGAAAAGGGGAAAGAGAAAAGGAGAAAAAGAGAAAAG GGGAAAAGAGAAAAGgggaaaagagaaaaatggaaaagagAAAAGGGGAAAGAGAAAAGGGGAAAAGAGAAAAGGGGAAAAGAGAAAAGGGGGAAAGAGAAAAGGAGAAAAGAGAAAAGGGGAAAAGAGAAAAGGAGAAAAGAGAAAAGGGGAAAGAGAAAAGGGAAAAGAGAAAAGGGGAAAAGAGAAAAGGGGGAAGAGAAAAGGAGAAAAGAGAAAAGGGGAAGAGAGAAAAGGAGAAAAGAGAAAAGGGGAAAAGAGAAAAGGGGGAAAAGAGAAAAGGGGAAGAAGAGAAAAGGGGAAAAGAGAAAAGGGGAAAAGAGAAAAGGTGAAAAGAGAAAAGGGGGAAAAGAAAGGGGAAAAGAGAAAAGTGAAAAGAGAAAAGGGGAAAAGAGAAAAGGGGAAAAGAGAAAAGGGGAAAAGAGAATAGGGGAAAAGAGAAAAGGTGAAAATAGAAAAGGGGAAAAGAGAAAAGGGTTAAAGAGAAAAGGGGAAAAGAGAAAAGGGGAAAAGAGTAAAGAGAAAAGAGAAGAGAAAAGGGAAAAGGGAAAAGCGAAAAGAGAAAAGAGAAAAGAGGAAAAGGGAAAAGAGAAAAGAGAAAAGAGAAAagagaaaagagaaagaaaaaatttgttgtcGAGTTGA